A genomic region of Elaeis guineensis isolate ETL-2024a chromosome 9, EG11, whole genome shotgun sequence contains the following coding sequences:
- the LOC105051349 gene encoding LOW QUALITY PROTEIN: elongator complex protein 3 (The sequence of the model RefSeq protein was modified relative to this genomic sequence to represent the inferred CDS: inserted 1 base in 1 codon), whose product MAAAEPRKKPTPGRGGVAIPPGLSEEEARVRAIAEIVSAMAERSRRGENVDLNALKSAACRKYGLSRAPKLVEMIAAVPESDRDALLPKLRAKPVRTASGIAVVAVMSKPHRCPHIATTGNICVYCPGGPDSDFEYSTQSYTGYEPTSMRAIRARYNPYVQARSRIDQLKRLGHSVDKVEFILMGGTFMSLPADYRDYFIRNLHDALSGHTSANVEEAVCYSXHSAIKCIGMTIETRPDYCLGPHLRQMLSYGCTRLEIGVQSTYEDVARDTNRGHTVAAVADCFCLAKDAGFKVVAHMMPDLPNVGVERDLESFREFFENPAFRADGLKIYPTLVIRGTGLYELWKTGRYRNYPPELLVDIVARILSMVPPWTRVYRVQRDIPMPLVTSGVEKGNLRELALARMEDLGLKCRDVRTREAGIQGIHHKIKPEEVELVRRDYAANEGWETFLSYEDTRQDILVGLLRLRKCGRNTTCPELKGRCSIVRELHVYGTAVPVHGRDADKLQHQGYGTLLMEEAERIAEREHRSTKIAVISGVGTRHYYRKLGYELEGPYMVKYLM is encoded by the exons ATGGCCGCGGCGGAGCCCCGGAAGAAGCCGACGCCTGGCCGGGGCGGGGTCGCGATCCCGCCGGGACTCTCCGAGGAGGAGGCCCGCGTCCGCGCCATCGCCGAGATCGTCTCCGCCATGGCCGAGCGCTCCCGCCGTGGCGAGAACGTCGATCTCAACGCCCTCAAGTCCGCCGCCTGCCGCAAGTATGGCCTCTCCCGCGCCCCCAAGCTCGTCGAGATGATCGCCGCCGTCCCGGAGTCCGACCGCGACGCTCTCCTCCCCAAGCTCCGCGCCAAGCCCGTCCGCACCGCCTCCGGCATCGCCGTTGTCGCCGTCATGTCCAAGCCTCACCGCTGCCCCCACATCGCCACCACCGGGAACATCTGTGTCTATTGCCCTGGCGGGCCTGATTCCGATTTTGAGTACAGTACTCAGTCGTACACCGGCTACGAGCCCACCAGCATGAGAGCCATCCGAGCTAG ATATAACCCATATGTCCAAGCTAGAAGCCGTATAGATCAACTGAAAAGGCTAGGTCATAGTGTGGATAAG GTTGAGTTCATCCTAATGGGGGGAACATTCATGTCTTTGCCAGCTGATTATCGTGATTACTTTATAAGAAACCTTCATGATGCTCTATCAGGACACACTTCTGCAAATGTTGAGGAGGCTGTCTGTTATT GACACAGTGCAATCAAATGTATCGGCATGACAATTGAAAC GAGACCTGATTACTGTCTAGGGCCTCATTTACGTCAGATGCTATCATATGGTTGTACCCGACTGGAGATAGGAGTTCAGAGCACATATGAAGATGTTGCTCGTGACACAAACAGAGGTCACACAGTAGCTGCTGTAGCTGATTGCTTTTGCTTAGCGAAAGATGCTGGTTTTAAG GTTGTTGCACATATGATGCCTGATCTTCCAAATGTTGGAGTTGAAAGGGATTTGGAAAGTTTTCGAGAATTCTTTGAAAACCCTGCTTTTAGGGCAGATGGACTTAAAATCTACCCAACACTTGTTATCCGTGGGACTGGTCTTTATGAGCTGTGGAAAACTGGAAG GTATAGAAATTACCCACCGGAACTCTTGGTAGACATCGTTGCCAGGATTCTTTCCATGGTACCTCCATGGACACGTGTTTATAGAGTCCAGAGGGATATACCTATGCCCCTTGTTACTTCAGGAGTTGAAAAGGGAAATCTCCGTGAGCTTGCTTTGGCTCGCATGGAAGATTTAGGCTTAAAATGCCGTGATGTTAGAACACGTGAAGCTGGGATTCAG GGCATTCACCATAAAATCAAACCCGAAGAGGTAGAGCTAGTGCGGCGTGACTATGCAGCAAATGAGGGTTGGGAGACCTTTCTCTCATACGAAGATACACGTCAG GATATTCTTGTTGGACTTCTACGCTTGCGTAAATGTGGCCGCAACACAACATGCCCTGAACTTAAGGGGAGGTGCTCAATTGTTCGTGAACTTCATGTATATGGAACTGCAGTTCCTGTGCATGGACGTGATGCTGACAAACTGCAGCACCAG GGTTATGGCACACTTTTGATGGAAGAAGCAGAGAGAATTGCTGAGAGGGAGCACCGGTCCACAAAAATAGCTGTAATTTCAGGTGTTGGGACCCGTCATTACTACAGAAAATTGGGTTATGAACTTGAAGGACCATACATGGTAAAATATTTAATGTAA